The Altererythrobacter sp. CAU 1644 genome has a window encoding:
- a CDS encoding SufE family protein, which produces MRTLDDILAEYEFLEGDERYRLLIELGRELDDMPAALKTDATLVRGCSAQVWVYPTGDAAKLHFLADSNAAITKGIVALVISAVQDRPANEVANMDISQVLAPFDLRNQLSSNRTQGVPNMIALVKEHAARIAAG; this is translated from the coding sequence ATGCGCACCCTCGACGACATCCTTGCAGAGTATGAATTCCTCGAAGGCGACGAACGCTATCGCCTGCTGATAGAGCTTGGCCGGGAACTCGATGACATGCCGGCTGCGCTCAAGACCGATGCCACGCTTGTGCGCGGCTGTTCGGCACAGGTCTGGGTCTATCCAACCGGCGATGCGGCAAAGCTGCACTTCCTCGCCGACAGCAACGCAGCAATCACCAAGGGTATTGTCGCGCTGGTGATATCTGCAGTTCAGGATCGACCGGCTAATGAAGTCGCCAACATGGATATCTCCCAGGTTCTCGCCCCATTCGACCTCAGGAATCAGCTTTCCTCCAATCGCACGCAGGGCGTCCCCAACATGATTGCGCTGGTCAAGGAACACGCCGCCAGGATCGCTGCCGGCTAG
- a CDS encoding YbaN family protein, whose product MVMRPLYSALGLIAVGLGIVGAFLPIMPTVPFLLLAVYFFARSNPEWEKKILDHPTWGPQVKDWRERRAISRRAKTMAIGAMATGAVFTWYTLGSPWYWISIAILVIAGSWIATRNE is encoded by the coding sequence ATGGTGATGCGGCCACTCTACAGCGCCCTGGGCTTGATCGCCGTCGGTCTCGGCATCGTCGGCGCATTCCTGCCGATCATGCCGACAGTGCCGTTCCTGCTGCTGGCGGTCTATTTCTTTGCTCGCAGCAATCCGGAGTGGGAAAAGAAGATTCTCGACCATCCGACCTGGGGCCCGCAGGTCAAGGACTGGCGCGAGCGCCGCGCCATCAGCCGCCGGGCGAAGACCATGGCGATCGGCGCCATGGCGACTGGCGCGGTGTTCACCTGGTATACGCTCGGCTCGCCCTGGTACTGGATTTCGATAGCCATTCTCGTAATCGCCGGTAGCTGGATCGCGACGCGGAACGAGTAG
- a CDS encoding DUF6445 family protein has translation MSADLEIRVQPIVPGNPPVAIIEDFAEDPSALRKQAIMSPFRPAREHYPGLRAELPRQYWVTQQPIISRILKRVYGLAGAVELIDASFSMVTSTPAELSILQRIPHCDAFSNRQFALIHYLSPDFSNGTAFFRHRSTGLQTLNEGQRDRFFDCLEAEFEEHGTPPADYIFGDSPLFEQVLAIDARFNRAIIYPGNALHSGVIPPGARLSTDPADGRLTITAFFTVG, from the coding sequence GTGAGCGCGGACCTGGAAATTCGGGTCCAGCCCATCGTCCCAGGAAATCCTCCCGTCGCCATCATCGAAGACTTCGCAGAAGATCCGTCGGCTCTGCGCAAGCAGGCGATCATGTCTCCTTTCCGCCCGGCCCGCGAACACTACCCCGGTTTGCGCGCTGAGCTGCCGCGACAGTATTGGGTCACGCAGCAGCCGATCATCTCGCGCATCCTGAAGCGGGTCTACGGATTGGCCGGCGCGGTAGAATTGATCGACGCCAGCTTTTCGATGGTGACGTCCACGCCGGCGGAGCTTTCGATCCTGCAACGTATTCCGCACTGCGATGCTTTCAGCAATCGGCAGTTCGCCCTGATCCATTACCTCTCGCCGGATTTCAGCAACGGCACCGCATTCTTCCGGCATCGCTCGACGGGACTTCAGACCCTCAATGAAGGGCAGCGAGACCGCTTCTTCGATTGCTTGGAGGCGGAGTTCGAAGAGCATGGAACTCCTCCTGCCGACTATATTTTCGGTGACTCGCCGTTGTTCGAGCAGGTGCTGGCGATAGACGCGCGGTTCAATCGCGCCATTATCTATCCAGGAAACGCGCTCCACAGCGGGGTCATCCCGCCGGGTGCAAGACTGTCGACTGATCCGGCAGATGGCCGACTGACGATAACGGCGTTCTTCACTGTGGGTTGA
- a CDS encoding sterol desaturase family protein, producing MPDWLLPILIVFATILAMEWVAWASHKYIMHGFGWAWHRDHHEPHDNVLEKNDLYALVGAAMSISMFAIGSPLVMGDGAWWPGTWIGLGILFYGIIYTLVHDGLVHQRYFRWVPKRGYAKRLVQAHKLHHATIGKEGGVSFGFVFARDPTKLKAELKAQRLAGIAVVRPGAGD from the coding sequence ATGCCCGACTGGCTCCTTCCGATACTGATCGTTTTCGCCACCATCCTTGCGATGGAGTGGGTCGCGTGGGCGAGCCATAAATACATCATGCACGGCTTTGGATGGGCTTGGCATCGCGACCATCACGAGCCGCATGACAATGTCCTCGAGAAGAACGATCTCTACGCTCTCGTCGGCGCGGCCATGAGCATCTCGATGTTTGCGATCGGATCACCCCTCGTCATGGGAGACGGTGCCTGGTGGCCGGGTACATGGATTGGCCTTGGCATTCTCTTCTACGGCATCATCTATACGCTGGTTCACGATGGACTGGTTCATCAGCGCTATTTCCGCTGGGTGCCGAAGCGCGGTTACGCCAAGCGATTGGTGCAGGCGCACAAACTCCACCATGCGACGATCGGCAAGGAAGGCGGGGTGAGCTTTGGCTTCGTCTTTGCGCGCGACCCGACGAAGCTCAAGGCCGAACTCAAGGCGCAGCGATTGGCAGGAATAGCTGTCGTCAGGCCAGGCGCCGGGGATTGA
- a CDS encoding acyl-CoA thioesterase, with protein MSATPFAFSIKVLPEDIDFMGHVNNARYLNWVQDAVLAHWRKLAPADEVASKAWVALKHEITYRKPAFLEDDVMAQTVLEHFQGARAFYHTVISRGEEVLAEVKSSWCCIDAETLRPARIGEHLRSFFFPDV; from the coding sequence ATGTCAGCAACGCCCTTTGCCTTTTCGATCAAGGTCCTGCCCGAGGATATCGATTTCATGGGGCACGTGAACAACGCGCGCTACCTCAACTGGGTGCAGGATGCGGTGCTGGCGCATTGGCGCAAGCTCGCCCCGGCCGATGAGGTGGCCAGCAAGGCCTGGGTCGCGCTCAAGCATGAGATTACCTACCGCAAACCCGCCTTTCTCGAGGACGATGTCATGGCGCAGACCGTGCTCGAACATTTCCAGGGTGCACGGGCGTTCTATCACACCGTGATCTCACGCGGCGAAGAGGTGCTTGCGGAAGTGAAATCGAGCTGGTGCTGCATCGACGCAGAAACGCTCCGCCCTGCGCGGATCGGCGAACATCTGCGCAGCTTCTTTTTCCCGGACGTCTGA
- the leuC gene encoding 3-isopropylmalate dehydratase large subunit, which translates to MASRPRTLYEKIWDAHVVETRDDGTSLIYIDRHLVHEVTSPQAFEALRLSGRKVRRPELTLAVPDHNLPTTPRRDAAGNRIPIADPQSAAQLAALEANAPAFGIRYIDATAAAQGIVHVVGPEQGFSLPGTTIVCGDSHTASHGGLGALAFGIGTSEVEHVLATQTLQLKRSKSMEVRIEGELGPGITAKDLILHIIGVIGTAGGTGHVIEYRGPVFEAMSVEQRLTVCNMSIEGGARAGLIAPDETVFTYLKGRPLAPKGEEWDAAVAYWRTLQTDPGATFDKSVTIDASTVEPTVTWGTSPEDVVAIGGTVPSPESFADASKRQAAQKSLEYMGLTPGTRMQDVAIENVFIGSCTNSRIEDLRAAAEVLRGRTKAPGVRWAIVVPGSGLVKAQAEEEGLDKIFTAAGFEWREPGCSACLGMNPDKVPPGERCASTSNRNFVGRQGPGARTHLVSPAMAAAAAVAGRLADVREFTR; encoded by the coding sequence ATGGCCAGTCGCCCCCGCACACTCTATGAAAAAATCTGGGACGCGCATGTCGTGGAGACCCGCGACGACGGAACCAGCCTGATCTATATTGATCGCCACCTTGTCCACGAGGTCACAAGCCCGCAAGCCTTCGAGGCGCTGCGGCTGTCGGGTCGAAAGGTTCGGCGCCCCGAACTGACACTGGCGGTCCCCGATCACAATCTTCCCACTACGCCCCGGCGCGACGCAGCCGGCAACCGCATCCCTATCGCCGATCCGCAAAGCGCGGCCCAGCTTGCCGCGCTCGAGGCCAATGCTCCTGCTTTCGGCATTCGCTATATCGATGCTACCGCGGCGGCGCAGGGAATTGTCCATGTCGTCGGACCCGAGCAGGGTTTTTCGCTGCCCGGCACCACAATCGTCTGCGGAGATTCGCACACCGCCAGCCATGGCGGGCTCGGTGCGTTGGCGTTCGGCATCGGCACCAGTGAAGTAGAGCATGTGCTGGCGACACAAACGCTGCAGCTCAAGCGCTCGAAATCGATGGAAGTGCGGATCGAGGGCGAGCTCGGTCCGGGCATTACCGCCAAGGACCTGATCCTTCACATTATCGGCGTCATCGGCACCGCCGGCGGAACCGGCCACGTCATCGAGTATCGCGGTCCGGTGTTCGAGGCGATGAGCGTCGAGCAACGACTCACCGTTTGCAACATGAGCATCGAGGGTGGTGCGCGTGCCGGGCTGATTGCGCCCGACGAGACCGTGTTCACCTATCTAAAGGGGCGTCCGCTAGCGCCAAAGGGCGAGGAGTGGGACGCTGCCGTCGCTTACTGGCGTACACTCCAGACCGATCCCGGCGCGACCTTCGACAAGTCCGTGACAATCGACGCGTCTACCGTCGAGCCGACAGTCACCTGGGGCACCAGCCCGGAAGATGTCGTAGCGATTGGCGGAACTGTGCCCTCACCCGAAAGCTTTGCCGACGCGTCGAAGCGGCAGGCGGCGCAGAAAAGCCTTGAGTATATGGGGCTTACGCCTGGTACGCGGATGCAGGACGTCGCGATCGAAAACGTCTTTATCGGCAGTTGTACCAACAGCCGGATCGAGGATCTGCGCGCAGCAGCGGAAGTGTTGCGCGGCCGGACGAAGGCACCGGGCGTGCGCTGGGCGATCGTTGTTCCAGGCTCCGGCCTGGTGAAGGCCCAAGCCGAAGAGGAAGGTCTCGACAAGATTTTCACCGCTGCCGGATTCGAGTGGCGCGAGCCAGGCTGCTCTGCCTGCCTCGGCATGAACCCCGACAAGGTCCCACCGGGCGAGCGGTGCGCCTCGACCTCCAACCGAAATTTTGTAGGTCGACAAGGGCCCGGAGCCCGGACCCACCTGGTTTCACCCGCGATGGCTGCGGCCGCCGCAGTCGCCGGTAGGCTGGCAGATGTACGTGAATTCACCCGTTAG
- a CDS encoding isopropylmalate isomerase, whose amino-acid sequence MTKNLKGKAALGAAAIGSAAIAAALLYAGKRKKKNEPTQPGKIPSGENPETD is encoded by the coding sequence ATGACCAAGAACCTCAAAGGCAAGGCCGCCCTAGGCGCTGCCGCCATCGGATCCGCCGCTATCGCCGCCGCTCTGCTTTATGCAGGCAAGCGCAAGAAGAAGAACGAGCCGACGCAGCCGGGCAAGATTCCTTCGGGCGAGAACCCCGAAACCGACTGA